The genomic window AGGCCAAAAAAAGGAATGCCTAATGGCCATTCCTTTTTATCGGATAGATAAATATATAGTTCTTAATCAAAACAACTGTGTGATATATGATATTAAAGTGTTGTATATGTTGCTCTTTCCTGTTATCCTAACGAGTCATGGGCTTTTTTAACAATATCTTTAATGATGAATGATGGAGTATCATTCATTTCCATGTCATAGCTCCATTGTAAGTGTAGGAGAAATTCAATATTCCCTTCTCCGCCTGTTATTGGAGAAAAGGAAATATTCACAGGTTTGTACCCCTGCGCAATAGTAAAAGCAACTATTTCCTCAAGTACTGCTTCATGAACGTTCGGATCACGCACCACACCTTTTTTTCCAACTAAGTCTCTCCCTGCTTCAAACTGAGGCTTTACGAGTGCAATAACATCGCTATTGTTAACTAGTAACGTTTTTAAAACAGGTAATATTAGCTTAAGTGAGATAAAGGAAACATCGATGGTGGCAAATTCCGGCAAACCTTCTTGCAAGTCACTAGCTGTAACATAACGAAAGTTTGTTCGTTCCATAACTACAACACGTTCGTCTTGGCGAATTTTCCACGCA from Bacillus sp. HMF5848 includes these protein-coding regions:
- a CDS encoding TlyA family RNA methyltransferase, with the protein product MKSKKERVDVLLVERGLIETREKAKRAIMAGIVYSNETRLDKPGEKIDDSAPLIIKGAVMPYVSRGGLKLEKALQAFDVSVQDKIMIDIGSSTGGFTDCALQNGAKLCYAIDVGYNQLAWKIRQDERVVVMERTNFRYVTASDLQEGLPEFATIDVSFISLKLILPVLKTLLVNNSDVIALVKPQFEAGRDLVGKKGVVRDPNVHEAVLEEIVAFTIAQGYKPVNISFSPITGGEGNIEFLLHLQWSYDMEMNDTPSFIIKDIVKKAHDSLG